In the Microvirgula aerodenitrificans DSM 15089 genome, one interval contains:
- the hemE gene encoding uroporphyrinogen decarboxylase — translation MSPLKNDTFLRALARQPVEYTPVWMMRQAGRYLPEYRATRARAGDFLSLCKAPDLATEVTLQPLERFPLDAAILFSDILTVPDAMGLGLYFAEGEGPRFERPLRDEAAILALPRPDIGAELQYVLDAVSSIRRALDGRVPLIGFSGSPWTLACYMVEGGGSSDFRHVKTLAYDRPELMHHLLAVTADTVTDYLNAQIAAGAQAVQIFDTWGGALGHAAYREFSLAYMRRVIAGLTRESEGRKVPVIVFTKGGGQWLDAIADIGCDAVGLDWTTDLADARRLAGDRVALQGNFDPVALHARPAAIEAEVARILASYGQGNGHVMNLGHGIGQTVPPEHAAAFVDAVHRLSRPYHS, via the coding sequence ATGTCCCCGCTGAAAAACGATACTTTCCTGCGAGCGCTCGCGCGCCAGCCTGTCGAATACACCCCGGTCTGGATGATGCGCCAGGCCGGCCGCTACCTGCCGGAATACCGTGCCACCCGCGCCCGGGCCGGCGATTTCCTGTCGCTGTGCAAGGCGCCCGACCTGGCGACCGAGGTCACGCTGCAACCGCTGGAACGTTTCCCGCTCGACGCGGCGATCCTGTTCTCCGACATCCTCACCGTACCGGATGCCATGGGCCTGGGCCTGTACTTCGCCGAGGGCGAAGGCCCGCGCTTCGAGCGCCCGCTGCGCGACGAGGCCGCTATCCTCGCCCTGCCGCGCCCGGACATCGGCGCCGAGCTGCAGTATGTGCTGGATGCGGTATCGAGCATCCGCCGTGCCCTGGACGGCCGCGTGCCGCTGATCGGCTTCTCCGGCAGCCCGTGGACGCTGGCCTGCTATATGGTCGAAGGCGGCGGCTCCAGTGACTTCCGTCACGTCAAGACGCTGGCCTACGACCGCCCCGAGCTGATGCATCACCTGCTCGCCGTCACCGCCGACACCGTGACCGACTACCTGAACGCGCAGATTGCCGCCGGCGCGCAGGCCGTGCAGATCTTCGATACCTGGGGGGGGGCACTCGGCCATGCCGCCTACCGCGAATTCTCGCTCGCCTACATGCGCCGCGTGATCGCCGGCCTGACCCGCGAGTCGGAAGGCCGCAAGGTGCCGGTCATCGTCTTCACCAAGGGCGGCGGCCAGTGGCTGGACGCGATTGCCGATATCGGCTGCGATGCCGTCGGCCTCGACTGGACCACCGATCTGGCCGATGCCCGTCGCCTCGCCGGTGACCGTGTCGCGCTGCAGGGCAACTTCGACCCGGTCGCGCTGCATGCACGCCCGGCCGCCATCGAGGCCGAAGTCGCCCGCATCCTGGCCAGCTACGGCCAGGGCAACGGTCATGTGATGAACCTCGGCCACGGTATCGGCCAGACCGTGCCGCCGGAGCACGCCGCGGCCTTCGTCGACGCCGTGCACCGGCTTTCACGCCCGTACCACAGCTGA
- a CDS encoding primosomal protein N': MTDASSNTIIRVALDVPLDRTFDYAAPGPLAIGSRVSVGFGPRQMVGIVLGHATHSEFDLKPARPIEDRLPPLPDDWLALVRFAADYYACAPGPALFTALPPALRAPRPFIPARDPQYRLTPAGRDWQPPRRAARQCELHAALAASPLARSSARAIAADAGRRLDDWLAAGWIEEIDDQPAALTLGPLPALTVAQQQALDQLPRDGFSPTLLFGITGSGKTEIYLRRIAETLAAGRQALVLVPEINLTPQLESRFRARFPNTVIACLNSSQPERARSEAWVAAWQGRARLVIGTRLGVFAPLPELGLIVVDEEHDASFKQQDGLRYSARDLAIWRAHRAGVPILLGSATPSLESWRHADAGRYGRVELAERATGAALPAIHLIDIRRLPLDDGLSVPAIEALARCRDKGEVSLVYLNRRGYSPALSCTDCGWIAGCPSCSAKLVLHLRERQLRCHHCGHHQPVPHACPDCGNPDLKPLGQGTQRAEAALTRVLPGARIRRIDRDTVSHRDAWAEVYQAIHDGEVDVLVGTQMLAKGHDFPTLSLVVALNTDGGLYSADFRASETLFSQLMQVAGRAGRAERPGTVLVQTQLPEHPLYQALCRHDYPGFAATLLDERKQTDMPPYCHQFVVRADSEKLADARAFLGALVAALPAIDGVCVYDPITASMVRLEGRERAQVLVQSAQRGPLRRMLAELTAQAPVLAKPYGRHLRWSVDVDPLEL, encoded by the coding sequence ATGACTGATGCCAGCAGCAACACGATCATCCGGGTCGCGCTCGACGTGCCGCTGGACCGGACGTTCGACTATGCCGCGCCGGGTCCGCTCGCCATCGGCAGCCGGGTCAGCGTCGGTTTTGGCCCGAGGCAGATGGTCGGCATCGTGCTTGGCCACGCCACGCACAGCGAGTTCGACCTGAAACCGGCACGGCCGATCGAAGACAGGCTGCCGCCGCTGCCCGACGACTGGCTGGCGCTGGTGCGCTTCGCCGCCGACTACTATGCATGCGCGCCGGGACCGGCCCTGTTCACCGCGCTGCCGCCGGCCCTGCGCGCGCCGCGTCCGTTCATCCCCGCCCGCGACCCGCAGTACCGGCTGACGCCGGCCGGCCGCGACTGGCAGCCGCCCAGGCGTGCCGCCCGTCAGTGCGAACTGCACGCGGCACTGGCAGCGTCACCGCTGGCCCGCTCCAGCGCCCGCGCCATTGCCGCCGATGCCGGCCGCCGTCTCGACGACTGGCTGGCTGCCGGCTGGATCGAGGAAATCGACGATCAGCCGGCCGCGCTGACCCTCGGGCCGCTGCCGGCGCTGACTGTGGCCCAGCAGCAGGCGCTGGACCAGTTGCCGCGCGACGGCTTCTCGCCGACGCTGCTGTTTGGCATTACCGGCAGTGGCAAGACCGAAATCTACCTGCGCCGGATCGCCGAAACCCTGGCGGCCGGCCGCCAGGCACTGGTACTGGTGCCGGAAATCAATCTGACGCCGCAACTGGAATCGCGCTTCCGCGCCCGTTTCCCGAACACGGTCATTGCCTGCCTGAACTCCAGCCAGCCGGAACGGGCGCGCAGCGAAGCCTGGGTCGCCGCCTGGCAGGGCCGCGCCCGGCTGGTGATCGGCACCCGGCTCGGCGTGTTCGCTCCGCTGCCGGAACTGGGCCTGATCGTGGTCGACGAGGAGCACGACGCGAGCTTCAAGCAGCAGGACGGCCTGCGCTACTCGGCGCGAGATCTGGCAATCTGGCGCGCCCACCGCGCCGGGGTGCCGATCCTGCTCGGCTCGGCCACGCCGAGTCTGGAAAGCTGGCGCCATGCCGATGCCGGCCGCTATGGCCGGGTCGAACTGGCCGAACGGGCAACCGGCGCCGCGCTGCCGGCCATCCACCTGATCGACATCCGCCGCCTGCCGCTCGACGACGGCCTGTCCGTGCCGGCGATCGAGGCCCTGGCCCGCTGTCGCGACAAGGGCGAGGTCAGCCTGGTCTACCTGAACCGGCGCGGCTACTCGCCGGCGCTGTCCTGCACTGATTGCGGCTGGATCGCCGGCTGCCCGTCATGCAGTGCCAAACTGGTGCTGCACCTGCGCGAGCGCCAGTTGCGCTGCCATCACTGCGGCCATCACCAGCCGGTTCCGCACGCCTGTCCCGACTGCGGCAATCCCGATCTGAAGCCACTGGGCCAGGGCACGCAGCGGGCCGAGGCCGCGCTGACGCGCGTGCTGCCCGGCGCGCGCATCCGCCGCATCGACCGCGACACCGTCAGCCACCGCGATGCCTGGGCCGAGGTCTATCAGGCCATCCACGACGGCGAGGTCGATGTGCTGGTTGGCACGCAGATGCTGGCCAAGGGCCACGACTTCCCGACCCTGAGCCTGGTGGTGGCGCTGAATACCGACGGCGGCCTGTACAGCGCTGATTTCCGCGCCAGCGAAACCCTGTTCTCGCAGCTGATGCAGGTGGCCGGCCGCGCCGGTCGCGCCGAACGGCCGGGCACGGTGCTGGTGCAGACGCAATTGCCGGAACACCCGCTGTACCAGGCGCTGTGCCGGCATGACTATCCGGGCTTTGCCGCCACGCTGCTGGACGAGCGGAAACAGACCGACATGCCGCCGTACTGCCACCAGTTCGTGGTGCGGGCGGACAGCGAAAAGCTGGCCGACGCGCGCGCCTTCCTCGGCGCGCTGGTCGCGGCGCTGCCGGCCATCGACGGTGTGTGCGTCTACGATCCGATCACGGCTTCGATGGTACGGCTGGAAGGGCGCGAACGCGCCCAGGTACTGGTGCAGTCGGCACAGCGCGGGCCGCTGCGCCGCATGCTGGCCGAACTGACGGCGCAGGCGCCGGTGCTGGCAAAACCGTATGGCCGCCATCTGCGCTGGAGCGTGGACGTCGACCCGCTGGAGCTGTAA
- a CDS encoding response regulator, whose amino-acid sequence MTAPIRVLLIDDHTLFRSGVKALLSRQSEFEVVGEAADGAEGVKRALALQPDVVLLDLNMPGLSGIEALGLILQDQPALAVVMLTVSEDAEDLTAALQKGARGYLLKNIDAEFLKRAILRAAAGESVMSEAMTTKLMQQFRAGDKRPAEAGESGRLTPREREILGHLACGESNKEIARDLDLAESTVKIHVQNILKKLNLSSRVQAAVYAVEHGLAPRHS is encoded by the coding sequence ATGACCGCACCCATCCGGGTTCTGCTGATCGACGACCACACCCTGTTCCGCAGCGGCGTCAAGGCGCTGCTGTCGCGGCAGTCCGAATTCGAAGTGGTCGGCGAGGCGGCGGACGGTGCCGAGGGTGTCAAGCGGGCGCTGGCGCTGCAGCCGGATGTGGTGTTGCTTGACCTGAACATGCCGGGACTGTCCGGCATCGAGGCGCTGGGACTGATACTGCAGGACCAGCCGGCGCTGGCGGTGGTCATGCTGACCGTGTCCGAGGACGCCGAGGATCTGACCGCCGCGTTGCAGAAGGGCGCTCGCGGTTATCTGCTGAAGAATATCGACGCCGAGTTCCTGAAGCGGGCCATTCTGCGCGCGGCGGCCGGCGAGTCGGTCATGAGCGAGGCGATGACCACCAAGCTGATGCAGCAGTTCCGTGCCGGCGACAAGCGACCGGCGGAAGCCGGCGAAAGCGGCCGGCTGACGCCGCGCGAACGCGAAATCCTCGGCCATCTCGCCTGTGGCGAGAGCAACAAGGAAATTGCGCGTGACCTCGATCTGGCCGAGAGCACGGTCAAGATCCATGTGCAGAACATTCTGAAGAAACTGAACCTGAGCAGCCGGGTGCAGGCAGCGGTGTACGCGGTCGAGCACGGGCTGGCCCCGCGCCATTCCTGA